The Burkholderia mayonis genome window below encodes:
- a CDS encoding MarR family winged helix-turn-helix transcriptional regulator: MSDPSSSQHDLDLSLYQINDSVGYLMSRVKSLMTNMVTQRTQTELGITGTQATMLFMLAVGKCSTAAELAREYGIDASAITRLLDRVEKRGLLQRVRSSEDRRVVRLELTDEGRELTRRMPAIFRSVLDQVLDGFTPEEVGFLKSMLRRILVNSGECPGTGGSPS, from the coding sequence ATGTCGGATCCCTCTTCTTCACAGCATGATCTGGATCTGTCCCTGTACCAGATCAACGACAGCGTCGGCTATCTGATGTCGCGCGTGAAATCGCTGATGACGAACATGGTCACGCAGCGCACGCAGACGGAGCTCGGCATCACTGGCACGCAGGCGACCATGCTGTTCATGCTCGCCGTCGGCAAATGCTCGACGGCGGCCGAGCTCGCGCGCGAGTACGGCATCGACGCCAGCGCGATCACGCGCCTGCTCGACCGCGTCGAGAAGCGCGGCCTGCTGCAACGGGTGCGCAGCAGCGAGGACCGGCGCGTCGTGCGGCTCGAACTGACCGACGAGGGACGCGAACTCACGAGGCGCATGCCGGCAATCTTCCGCAGCGTGCTCGATCAGGTGCTCGACGGCTTCACGCCCGAGGAAGTCGGCTTCCTCAAAAGCATGCTGCGTCGCATTCTCGTCAATTCGGGCGAATGTCCGGGTACGGGCGGAAGCCCGTCGTAA